ATTCGCTTCACTTTCTGTAGACTTTACACGCTGTGAATCTTTCTCAGTAGTATTGCTTTTATGACATTATTCATGTACTTGCGCGCACACGCATAGTTTGTCAAATATGTGTGCATTTATAATGTATATGAGTCAGTTGTCACAATGAAGATTTACAACAAAGTTTAAGTCTTTTTTCTCTTACGTGAATTAAACGTCATCAATCTTCAAAATGTTTGTAGAAATGCTTGTATAAATTTACAGAGAACTAGAAAGAATGAACAGAACAATTTCACCATGTTGtattgaaaatatataattaaatgtgtgtgtttaatctAAAATGCACAGTAAATTTAACCTATGGCTATTTTTTGCTCGtggaattatttttatattatttatattacttttttattttgcaattcCAATGTTTGTAGAGGGTAAATAACAGATATGAAGCTCAAAAGGCTCAAcggaaatgttttaatatatcaTAAACATTCACGATATGTTAAGTTGCATTAAATATCAACCCTCGTTTGCATCAAACGCACCTCAGCTACAGCAGATAATATTTTTTCtagaattattattaataattattataaatatgaataataatgacaagaaacaatgtttttcctGTAACAACCCGGAAATATCGACAGCATTTTTTCGTATATCAGGGCATACTGTAAGTCACTGTAATAATTgtcttatgtatttatttaatccaTTTTCTCTCCCAAAGTATTACAGATACGGCTCAACGTTGCGTACAGCAGCCAACATGAATCTGAGTCCGCCTGAACAAAGCATGCACAAGCTGAGCGAGGACTGCCCGGAAGTCAGTAAAGCCAACCTTCTTCTCCCCTGTTTTCGCAGAAACGCATACGACGAGTCCCTTGCTTCTTACCACAGCGGCTCCATCATATCTCACCTCCTGCGTAAAACTATTCACAATAAACTGACGTCCCTCGACAACAACCTTCTTTACATGCCGAATGTTTCTGCTGCCAGCGTGGTGGATTCTGAATGCAACATGACAGATTTCGCTCAAGACGATCAGAGCTGCCTGTCTTTTAAAGACAGCACCGATGACCTGTCTTCAGGAAGCCAGCCCTCGAGTACAGATGTCGAGCGGCCGCTGACCGAGCACCTCCAAGCGAAGCGTGCACGGGTGGAGAACATCATACGGGGCATGTCGAGCTCACCCAATTCCAGGTCACACGGAGAAGATGAATGTGAAGCCATCCGCTGCAGACGGGACATCCTGAAGGAGAACAAGCGCAAACAGAGACTTCCCCAGCACCAGGAACCCAGTCAGTTTAACATGAGAGGCAATGGCGCCAAGACGAGCAAAGACGAGGAGTGTCACAAACTGAAGGAGCAGCTCCAGAGCATGCAGCGTCTCCTCCATCAGCTCCAGGAGAAGATCTCCCATGTGAATGACCAGAATTACTGCGTGAACGAGGACACGGCGGACGGGGGAGAAGAATGTGACATCCAAGAAAAAAGTCAGAGCAGCTACAAAGACAAACTGAATGTGGACAATAGCAGTTTTACATCAGACTGTGAAGTCAGGAACCTCCAGGAGACTCTGAAATGTGAGCTGACCAGGACTGTGAGTGACAGCATTGACATGGTCTTCAGGAAACTCTCCACGGCCCTCCTAAAGCAGCCACCCCACCCTCAGCCGTGCCAGAGTCCCGAGTACCCCGAGAAGGAAACTCACCGGGATTCCCCTCCGGAGCTCTCGGACTCGGACGAAAACACCAGATCGGCAGAACGCTTCGAGAGCACGCCTGTCAACAGCCCAGAACACCAGACAGAAGCTCTGTCCCTAGTGGTTCGTAAACCTTCCCAGTTCAACTCGGTCGGTCAGGGTGTAAAGAGACCCTACCCGCTCCACCAGTCCCCTTTCCAGTTCGGCTACGGTACTCCGCTTCACGACAGCCAGATCCTGGAGCACCTTCTGAAATACGGACCTCATTCAGCCTTCTCAGCGCTCCCCTGTCTGCCTCCGTCCTTGGAGCGGTCGTCGCCGGACTCTATGGAGCACACCTGGGAAAGTGTGGCCATGCGATCAAAGGTAACCTCTGGACATCTGGTTCAGCACCATCGCCCCGGACCGCCAGGACTGCTGGCCGTAGACGCACTTTGCCTGCCTCATGTTAAAATGGAGTGTGGAGATCTGCAGAGTATGGCCGAGAGAAGCTCTTTCATGTCACTCAATATATCCTTTTTACTTGCCTAAAATTGCCTTTAATTCTACGAGGAGTATAGAGCAGGCAATTACAGTATAGCATACAGAGGATGCATAAGAGTGCAGAGCATGCGATAAATTAATGTATAGGACATGCAATAACACTATACCGCATGCAGTAAGAGTGCAGAGCATGTGATAAATGTATAGGACATGCGATAACAGTATAGAGCATGCAGTAAGAGTAAAGAGCATGCAATAAGAGCATAAAGCATGTGATAAATGTATAGGACATGCGATAACAGTATAGAGCATGCAGTAAGAGTATAGCGCATGCAAGAAGAGTATAGCGCATGCAcagtaaaactttgctgtagttttgcagcgggtatgccagtaacttactgtagatttaattactacttaatactaCTTttcaattagtactgttttcaattactttaatccaaATGAAAACACTGACTTTTGAGATtgaaaatgagcaagaagagactggcattagcacagcaacactgcaaaaaatgacattcttcctaagcatttttctcttgttttctagtaaaaatatttaaaacttcttaaataacatttatataacAAGAAAAGacacctaagatatttagtcttgtttaattgaaagaaaaatatataaactactaagtttatgcttaaaacaaaaatttaattgaaatctacagtaaattactggcaaatcAAAGTTTTATAGTGTGTGATAAGAGTAAATAGCATGCAATAGGAGTATAGAGAATGTGGTGAGAATATATAAAGCATGTGATAAGAGTGTAAAGCATGTAATGAGACTATTTATAGTGTGCAAGAAGAGTACAGCGCATGGAGTGTAGAGCTATAAAATGATTGTGGGCAGCATACATCGGCTGATTTTATTTGATAAGAATTTGTTGAGAAATGTCGACACTTTAGTATGTAGATTACTGTACAGTGAGCACGACTGAGAgtttacttgttttttattgagaaaaataACGAGAACTCATTTCATGCGAACGTCTCCTTTGAACCTCATTGCAGTCAAGGTTTTGAAAAATCAAAGGATCTCGTCTGTGTCATTTCTTTCGTAGTTTGCGCAATTTCACACGGACGATATTTTTATTACGATTTCAACACAGATGCGTTTAATCCTTTGAGCTCAATGTGACAGAAACACGATGAACGTTTTAAGAGTCACCGACGGTCATCTCTGGATTGTGTTCTTTGTTTAGTtgactgtttttatttaatagtaGTTAACATGGAGATGCGGGCGAACAAACGAGCGGCTCTCAGGCTGGCCGAACAATCGCTGAATTGAGTGCAGCGGTGTGCAGTTCTGCTCACGCAGACTTCAAGGAGAATTTGTGCTTTGATCTCGCTAACCCCAAAGAAAATTGTAGCATCTTCTTTAATCTGGGCTCAGTAATGACTTTAAGTCCAggaaaagacaaataaaaaggAATACACGCCTTTGATAAGAATTGTTAGGAACAAAAGCCAATTTTCAAAGGCAGAAAAAGCAACAGTTTCTCTTCTGGAAATtctctgattttttttctccgCCGGACTTGAAAAGCTGCGGAACATGTTCCTGCACTCTCAATGTGATTGGAGAGGATGAGAGAGGTCACTTTGGGATGTTTGTGAACAGCAGGCTCTCAGCCGTCATTATATATCAATGGTCACTGCGTCCTACGTGTGCCGGTATCACAGTTTACCGCATGCTTGCCTTTTAAACATCATTACATTTCTATAATGCGCTTTTTCAAACCCGCCGGCGTGAGACAGAAGGATGACTCTCTCATTAGAATCCATGAACCCAGAACAGGCTCTTCGCATTCAAGAAAAGCTTTCTGATATTATTCGTGAGGAGTCCCATAAATCAAACAGAATTGCACCATTTTTAAGTGGCGCTTAAATGTAGAAGGAGGTAAACCGATCCCGACATCCTCCTGGAGAAAATGTCATTTCTTTATTATATTAACACTCAGTGTTTCACAACAAAGCAATTACTGTGGACAGATAAGAGGCAAAGCGCTCAGATCCGAGGTCTCTAATTCAAGTCCTTAATCTCATTTGTGTGTCTCTTTCTCTAGTTAACACATGTTGTCGTGTCTTAATCGACTCTCTGGTCAATACAGGGCTGGCTCCTGTCATTCATGTGCACAGATGAATAGAAAATGtcaatgtttgtgtgttcttCACATTTTGTCCTAAATGAGTTGAGGAGAAACTTTGCTTGATGTTGACTGTGAGGTTTTGGAAGCCTTAACTTCTCTACATTCAGGAGGGTCTGACTCCAAACCACCTGAAGAAAGCCAAACTCATGTTCTTCTACACACGCTACCCAAGCTCAAACCTACTCAAGAACTTCTTTCCTGATGTCAAGGTACGTCCCATTTCCTACTCATTTCGCTACCTAACCAAATTATTGGCCAGCCTCATGGTTTATTGAAGATCAATTGTATTcttgttattaaaaatatattgtgcATGTGGGCTTAGATGTCACACAACATCATTGAAGTCATTGAGCATTTCCACTATTATACCATCACATAGTTGGGTGTAATATGGACAACCCCAACCATTGGTTTAAATAAAACTAGAAAATGtgcatattttacccaacccaGCGTTAAAACTACACAATATGTTGTAAAGGCCCTATAGTTGGGTCATGCTGTCACGATATATGGGGTAACTTTCCATTAAAGCTAAAAGATCAAAAATAgggaaattgcaaaaatgtaacaaaaaaatgtaacaaatgttGAGCCATTATTTTGGCAAACAAAAGTGTAATCAATGAATGACTGAATTACGGACAATTAACAAAATGAAAGTACAGAAGTAATTTATCTTAATGAATAACCGGTAACATACAAGAAATACAAGAGCTTTATTCTAGAATTAACTGACTACTCAAATGATGTTATTGTGATGAGAGAAGTGCTTACTGTTGCTTTAGAAAGACAAACACAACACGAGATGCTTGAGCGATGAGCAAATGTTCCTGAATGTTGGGGAAGCCGATCCTGAATCGCTGGTTTAACTTTGACAAAGTTTCTCAAGTCAGCAAAAGAAGACAAAAGGGTTGACGGAGAGGAGCGCAAGCTCTTCTATTCAGCGTTAACCCTTCAGCTCACCAGCTTTCAGGAGTCAACAATAGAAGAGCGCTGAGCCGCCCTATACAACAACACACATGACACATCCTGTGAGTGTGCGTCCTTGTGATGAGTCAACACAAACCAGGAGAAAGCTTTagctgcttgtgtgtgttttccagCCGACGACTGACGGAGCCGCGCGTGTTCAAGACACCAATCCCAGCAAACTGTGCCAGTTCGGACTTAATCTACCAAAACAGTTTTCAGTCAACcctgttacatttaaaatgtcaaaacattacagaaaagtATAATAAGGAAAAATAATAGCAAATATCATTACACCCTATTAAGCAACCTATTAAAATAGTAACAGAACGATATGGAAAAACAcgtttttgtattatttcaaaGAAATCTTGCACTCAACAGATCATGTGACTAATTTCAGAATAATGTTATTTCTGTTAGTGGTCATTAGAGAAGAATCACATTAACATGAAGGGTTACGGGGTTGACAGAGCACTGGATGTTGTCTGGCCGGACCCCAGCTGCCCTGCTCGAGTGGGGTGTAACAGGGTGACCTCCGGACACCAGTGAGGAAGGTTTCGTGTCTCGTCTGTCCCGGGCCGAGCCTTCGGTGGGAAGGCAGAGCGGACAATGACTGGGCTAATCCCAGTGTCCGATTCCATCCCTGTCAACAGTCACAGAAGTCACCCAAGAGGAAAAGTTTCCTTCTGACCCGTCTGCGCCGCCGTGTTCATTCTCACATCCGTGGGAAGAAGTGTCTTTGATGGTGTTTCAGCCCCTGGCCATTTTCACACATCATCTTCTGCGTCAGTG
This genomic window from Triplophysa rosa linkage group LG10, Trosa_1v2, whole genome shotgun sequence contains:
- the prox2 gene encoding prospero homeobox protein 2; the encoded protein is MNLSPPEQSMHKLSEDCPEVSKANLLLPCFRRNAYDESLASYHSGSIISHLLRKTIHNKLTSLDNNLLYMPNVSAASVVDSECNMTDFAQDDQSCLSFKDSTDDLSSGSQPSSTDVERPLTEHLQAKRARVENIIRGMSSSPNSRSHGEDECEAIRCRRDILKENKRKQRLPQHQEPSQFNMRGNGAKTSKDEECHKLKEQLQSMQRLLHQLQEKISHVNDQNYCVNEDTADGGEECDIQEKSQSSYKDKLNVDNSSFTSDCEVRNLQETLKCELTRTVSDSIDMVFRKLSTALLKQPPHPQPCQSPEYPEKETHRDSPPELSDSDENTRSAERFESTPVNSPEHQTEALSLVVRKPSQFNSVGQGVKRPYPLHQSPFQFGYGTPLHDSQILEHLLKYGPHSAFSALPCLPPSLERSSPDSMEHTWESVAMRSKVTSGHLVQHHRPGPPGLLAVDALCLPHVKMECGDLQSMAERSSFMSLNIQEGLTPNHLKKAKLMFFYTRYPSSNLLKNFFPDVKFNRCITSQLIKWFSNFREFYYIQMEKFARQAVIDGVHDVKDISVSRESELFRALNMHYNKANDFQVPDRFLEVAEITLQEFYSAISLSKDSDPSWKKAIYKVICKQDSDVPEDFKSPSYI